Proteins from one Ignavibacteriales bacterium genomic window:
- a CDS encoding M14 family zinc carboxypeptidase translates to MNSNELFSSLFNDYDNYREKKLNSDFISHAQLKELVAGMQNQNLFRVEELGESIDGKEIFSVVFGEGETKILAWSQMHGDEPTATAALFDLFNFFSSKDQYDDLRKALLKKITFHFIPMLNPDGAEMFTRENAYNIDLNRDALRLQSYESKILWDYAGKLEPEFGFNLHDQNSYYTAGRSNKASAISLLAPPMNHVKSTNYIREKSMQVICKINEALSLFIPQNIARYKDDFEPRAFGDNFTKNDISTILIESGYYKNDFKKDFVRKLNFIALLSAFNSIAEKDYENIDHKKYFDIPENEELLFDLLLRNLTLNYNGRNFKIDIGINREKKRNKESQSFYYKSKIADLGDLSIFYGIEEHDLTGYQVIPDNKLSVDEPADLKIFIKGQLKKEVKNGFMNDPVK, encoded by the coding sequence TTGAATTCCAACGAACTCTTTTCTTCACTTTTTAACGATTACGATAATTATCGTGAGAAAAAACTCAATTCGGATTTTATAAGTCATGCACAACTAAAAGAACTTGTTGCGGGAATGCAGAACCAGAATCTTTTCCGTGTTGAAGAATTAGGTGAATCAATAGACGGAAAAGAAATATTTTCTGTTGTCTTCGGTGAAGGGGAAACAAAAATTTTAGCCTGGTCGCAAATGCACGGCGATGAACCAACGGCAACTGCGGCATTGTTCGATCTGTTCAATTTCTTCTCTTCGAAAGATCAGTATGATGATTTAAGAAAAGCTCTTCTAAAGAAAATTACATTTCACTTTATCCCAATGTTAAATCCCGACGGTGCAGAAATGTTTACGCGGGAAAATGCTTATAATATTGATCTCAACCGTGATGCTTTGCGTTTACAATCTTATGAATCAAAAATACTTTGGGACTATGCGGGAAAGCTCGAACCCGAGTTCGGCTTTAATTTACACGATCAAAACAGCTATTACACAGCGGGACGATCAAATAAAGCGTCGGCAATTTCTCTCTTGGCTCCGCCGATGAATCATGTTAAAAGTACAAATTACATCCGAGAAAAGAGCATGCAGGTAATTTGTAAAATTAATGAAGCTCTTTCTTTATTCATTCCTCAAAACATTGCACGGTACAAAGATGATTTTGAACCGCGTGCGTTCGGTGATAATTTTACCAAGAATGATATCAGCACAATTTTAATCGAATCGGGTTACTATAAAAATGATTTCAAAAAAGATTTTGTCCGCAAATTGAATTTCATTGCTTTACTCTCTGCTTTCAATTCAATCGCCGAGAAAGATTATGAAAATATAGATCACAAAAAGTATTTTGATATTCCCGAAAATGAAGAGCTTCTTTTTGATCTGCTTCTAAGAAATCTAACCTTAAACTATAATGGAAGAAATTTTAAGATAGATATCGGAATTAACCGTGAGAAAAAACGAAACAAGGAGTCACAATCATTTTATTATAAAAGTAAAATTGCTGATTTAGGCGACCTTTCAATTTTTTATGGAATTGAGGAACATGATCTCACCGGCTACCAAGTAATTCCAGATAATAAACTTAGTGTTGATGAACCGGCTGATCTGAAAATCTTTATTAAAGGTCAACTAAAAAAAGAAGTAAAGAACGGATTCATGAACGATCCGGTTAAATAA